AGGCCTCTATCTCTGGCCGAATAAGCGGATAATGCGTGCAAGCTAATAAAAGCGCTTCGATATCCTGAAAATCAGGATAGCTGAGGTACTGATGTAAAACGGCCTGACTCACCGCATTGTTAATAAAGCCTTCTTCTATCATAGAGGCCAACATACCCGTAGCCAAAGAACTAACGGCAATATCTGGCCTTAAGGCCTGCAATTGCTGGGGGTATTGGTCTATTCGAGTAGTGACTTTGGTCCCAATTACACCCACTTTTTTGTAGTTTTTTTGGGCCATGCTTTTTACTAAGGGCGTAATCACATCCACTATCGGTAGGCGATCCCCCCAATAGGCTTTGAGCCGCCCCAAAGCCGCAGCCGAAGCCGTATTGCAAGCAATGACCAGCATTTTGCAGCCTTGCTCTACCAAAAAGCGACTAATGTGCAGGGCAT
This genomic interval from Saprospira grandis contains the following:
- the murI gene encoding glutamate racemase, whose protein sequence is MATAKHGPIGIFDSGIGGLTVAAGISQALPQESIIYLGDTAHLPYGEKSPEAIANYALHISRFLVEQGCKMLVIACNTASAAALGRLKAYWGDRLPIVDVITPLVKSMAQKNYKKVGVIGTKVTTRIDQYPQQLQALRPDIAVSSLATGMLASMIEEGFINNAVSQAVLHQYLSYPDFQDIEALLLACTHYPLIRPEIEAFYEGRVAVFDSIAAVVEEVKAQLVQNDMQAKTDLAPLAQFYVTDYTPSFEKATALFYKRKLHLQELDWKEEGLSFAKT